The Clavelina lepadiformis chromosome 3, kaClaLepa1.1, whole genome shotgun sequence region AATGCCCAGATAGAAGAAACTGCATGGATTAATGATGTACCATCCACCTCCAATGAAGTCACTGAAGGTGAATATCTTCCTTCCACCTCCAATCACCCGCCCCAACAAGACGAAGAGACAAAAAgtgcaaaagaaattttttcttccacACCTGATGATCCCAACATCACAcctggtttgtttgtttgcaactTCATGTGAATCAtcttgtttttaaatgttttttcacaAGGCATTGGAAATTATGTGTTATTGTTATTCGCTGAATTGCAAATTGAATACCTGCTGGGCTCAGATCCTAGTATAAATTACCTGCAAAATTATACCCTTAGTTCCTCAACCTCGTAATATACCAACCCCATCCTTGTCAGATGCTGTGGCTGATGAAACAACTACGTATACAAAACCCTCAACAGCCCGGAGGAAGAGAAGAAAAAGAGGTAATGTGATATAAAAGAGGAAATAACTTAGTGACAAGAAAGATGATTTAGGAATTTATTTCCTTGAAATTCTTACAACTGTCtggtaaactgttatttggATGGTGGATGTTAGGTTCGAGAAAGCCTCGTCATGATGCAGAAGATACTGTGGATACCACAGTTGTGGATGATTCGATACCTGCGCCTTCCACACCTCCAGCTTTTGAAGAGGAAGCACTTGCTCCGAGGGACAACGTACCAGAAGACAATGGCCTGGTACTTGGAGTAACCATCCATCATACTGATCATCTTCAAGCAGATTTGAAATACATGACGCATCCTGTAGTTCGAGTTTCCATTGTAGATGGGTCCACTGGCAGTTACCTTCCAAAAACTACTAGGTTTGTTTGATGAAACCGTTTGAATGTCTGTTGCGTGAcaacaatgcaaaaatttgtgtgattacaaaattttgttttgtctaaTTGTTTGTTCTTAACAATCAGCTGTTTAATCCGCTTATAATTGTGGTGTCTGTGTAGATTAACACAATGTCTGACAGGTTTACATTAGTAAGCATTAATGTGCAACATTGATTTTCAACActatttttgtgaaaagtcaCTGTAATTAAATAGatgagaaaatattaaaaaaggtTGACTATTATCAGGTATAACTTGTATATAATGAAGTAACGGTGACTTCTAGGGAATGGCGTAATCATAATTACGTAATTTATAATTACGCTTGACTATACTAACTGAATGAACTGAAAgtcttttttataaaaattcatcAATTCGTTTCCCTGTTTTGTTTGGTTATTGCCTATCTCTTTCCTTATCTACTTTAATTATCATATTCTTAATttcattatgtttgtttttcttaacaaattttttttcttttctaatATCATCATTATATATGGTCTGCTTATTCTATTGTGACCTATTTTTACACTATGCAGGTCACGACGTGTTACATCATATTATGAAACTGAAAATGTGACTACTGTTTTGCCGATTATGACGCAACCGTTTGATTTTCGAGCCAATCAAAGCGTCCTACCCAGATGGGAGGAAAATCTTATTTTTAACGAATCCTTTCAGAGCATGGTGAGGTTAAAAAATCTTCAAGATCTATCGTCAGACCCAGAAGCACCTCCAATTGATTTGAACATAAAGGCACCTAGCCCaatcttattttttgttgtaagttttgtgatgcttttatttttggcTTGAAAATATCTTCCATTTCTTAAATTTCAAGATTCACTCTTCTGATAATATACAGTAGTGTATATATTCCTTCATCATTGTTAAGTCTATTTTAGTctgttatatttttctttagaTGACATAAACAATGTTGATTAAAATGTGTTTCAACATTAGGTTCGAGATTTTGTCagcatggccaaagcaaataACAAGCGGAGAGGCCGTGATGATACAGAGCAGGGTTGGCATAATATCGCATGGGCATTTTTGAAGGTGGGGTAAACGGATAACTCTTTTGGTTTGGTTGCTTTAATTCAGCATAATACAGTGATCATGAATGCAGTCTAACAAGGTTTTTAACAATGCCATAAGAtttcagttgttttatttactttagtTGGTTGGTGCCAATGAGAAGCCCAATATAGGCCACAGAGTTCGTCTCCAATTGTACTATCCTCCACGTCATTCAACATTAACTCATACCGACAGTCAATCTGAACCAGCCTATTTCTGGTGGAGGGAGCATGTAAGGCAGACTTACCCATCAACTTTGTATGTGACTTTAAAAGCTGTAAACCGGCCTGGGGAGGTACGAAGTTTTTTTAGGTATATTGACTAGTTGACTTAgtagaaaatttttatactgtatagtatGCATACCTAGATGATCTACTATTATCATTTAGCACACATTTCACACTCTATTCTGTGATATATGCACTAtatgttgtttgtttagatGCACCCAGCTTGTCGGTCAATGTTTGCAACTCAGCCTGAGATCGGTGTGCAATCTTACAATCAGTTACATCAATCTCTTGAATTTGCGGATCAGTCAATAGCTGTTgataaagaagaaaaaccAAGGTGGAGCAGATTGCCAGGACAGGTCTGAAGATATAGATCAATGAAATATTCAGaacgtttgtttattttattaacaatTTATGATGGCTTTCACATCTTATGTGACTTCGGCTATTGCTAAGATATTTAGATTTGGAACATTTAAAACTCTTGCCTTTTGTAACAGACTtgtaaggtgccaaatgttgtATCTTCCCGTCTCTGGTCTGGCACTGATGGAGCATTCACCATAAGATTTTCAAATGGTGGAACACGTCTTGCTGTTGCTTGCAAATATAGTTCTTCTTATCCTATACTTTGTGAGTTTTGGTTGAATTTTTAATATTACTTGAATGCTTTTTACCAAATACAAACTTGTATTCCTGATTTCTTTATTAATTCTATGACCACCAAAATGTTACCAGCATGCTGATGTTGTGCCTAATTAACTAATGcacttttaatttattattttgctgTATCTAGTGTATGGAATTCCCCATGGGGAGGAAATGGGCGCCTTAAATGGACACCAGCAACTTGTTTATGACATTCATTGGTCGAATAATGATGAGAAAGTTGTTTCTTCTTCTGGTGATGGGACAGCGCAGTGAGTAGCTTGTACAGCAGTAAAAGTCAATTAGATATTCTGATATCTCTTAATTTTAAAGTAACTGTTTCATGTATATGACTTCTAATTGATTTGTCAATATTTTCTCAGCAAATATTCTTTTGTTGTCCAGAGTATGGGACTTGAGCGACAAAAGTAAGTCAACTCACACACTTCCTCATCCAGCATATGTATACACGGCAGCATTTCATCCATCTGCACAATACTTAATAGCTACAGGTGATTCTAACACAATGATCAATGAATCGTACTCGTATGTGATTTTTGCTAATTAGGATACTTTTCTTAAAACACATTTCTGTAATTTTATTAGATTATCAGATTTTAGTTTTTGATTAGAAAGCTAAAATATGCACGTCAAGAGcaaaactttaattctttttaatACAGGGGGATATGATTCTGTAATAAGGGTATGGAGCATTGCAACCTCTACTGCACAAATGCTTCAGGAACTTGTAGGCCACAGATCATTCATAAACTCTCTTGCATTTGACTTTTCAAGTATGTTGAATAATTATAATTCTTGTCCACCTACCAAAGTGCTAatttaagaaattattttgtttattgggtTCATGTTTTTCATGttcaatgtttttgttttaggtttaAATTTGTATAGTGTTGATAGCTCTGGTCTTATTGTGTCTTGGAATTGTCATTCACATGAACGGCCAAAGAAAAATATCAGAACAACGTGGTctttaaaaaatgtatgaagTAAATCTTGTATTATGGTCAACATTATTTGGCAGAGGGTCACACAATCCTCATAATCTAAAAAACGGAAATCTTTTCATGTTCAGAAATTTGATGAGAGAGAACTCAAGGATATTTGCATCAATAGCGTCCAAGTTCATCCGGGAAATAATAAATTGCTCCTGCATTGTAGGGATTCAACTGTGAGAATGTTTGACGTCAGAATGTAAGTTTTCATGTTGTTTTATGTAGACTATATCTTACCGTCATTGAGTAGAGTTACTTGAAATATTGTTATGATaatgttaactattatatCTATAATACACGAAGCTAGTAACTGTGGCAGTCAAATGTTGTGAAGATTTACTATGTATGTATTCATTACTGTTTATAACGCTTTGCCAGACACACGCTTGTAAGTTATAATGGAGCAGTAAACCACCGACAGTTGATTCGATCTACGTTGACCCCTTGCGGATCGTTTGTTGTATCTGGGAGTGAGGATGGTTGTGCTTATGTGTGGAATGCCGATTCTGGttagtaaaaattttttggaaacGTATGGTCGCTTTCATAAAGCTAACAGATATACTTCTCAAACGCTTAGACAGGGGTttgtagcaatgcaaaatttatgttcatcTATTTTTGTCCAGGTGACCAGGTTGCTATATACAACGAATTGGGCTACTCTCGTCCAGTGCGTGATATTGCTTTTCATCCTCACGACCATGTTGTTGCGTTTTGTTCTTTTCATCCGAATATGCCTGTCCTGGTATTCAAATATGATAAAGATGGTGGGTGTTGATGTTATcacgtttattgttatgtattACGATGTAAAAATTGTTGTGGTGATGTTTGAAAGGAAATGTTAACGTTTGATGTGCTCTAAAACGTCAAGTCACATAACATTGACAGAaggtgtttgtttttgttacacTCTTCATACTTCCTTTTGTGATTTttacatatattttattaatatttcttattttagCAACTTCTGTAAGCGGTGGTGTGATATCTGTGGTTGGAAGTACACCTGCACCTGCCAGTAAAGCAGAAATTGGTTTGTAATTGTATTTACTCACACTTTGCGTTGCTGCTTCTACTTTTTATCTTTCAGTTTCGTAAAACATGCCACGTATGACGCACGTGTTATGCACAATATGTTACTGTATGTATATGAGAGATGTGTCTGAAGAGACTGACTAATCAATATGTACATTTTCTTGTATACATACTTTGCATATGAAATCACATACACCATTACAGagatatttcttttttttcagaCCAGGCTGATTCACATCGTCTTACTGATAATTCACGTCCCGGTTTGAAAGTAGAACGTATTAGAAGACAGCTTGACTCGGTTTTGGTATGTTGATCATGTCTTCTATTGTGCTTTCGCtacctttatttttaaaggttttaTAAGTCTTACTTTTGAAATGTGATCAGCTTctctaaaaattttaatttctctTCATGGTTGTCAGTTTGAGCAGGAACTGAATGTAAAGTATCAATATGTAATGCAATCAACTACTTCTCTACCTTGTATACATAATGTTGAGGTTGCCTTTTATTGATTTGCATCTAGAAGCGTTTATATTTTACGACATATTAAATGAAAGTTTCATAGTTATTTTATCTCACATTTACAAGAACTGCTAAGTCGCTATTAACTTTTGAAGTAATGATGATGCCTTGATATGTTTTACACTTATAATAATCAGCAAATGCAGTTCAATCCAGTTTCTTACAAAACACACAATgttatgttattatttagtatgTTTTATGCATAAATCAGTCTTGGtatgcttttttcttttcattgaAAATCAGCCTGAGCGTGAAATGTCAGCTCCAGATCAGTGGCAACAGGCACACAAAATGATGCCTCTCTCAATGGCTGTGAGAGCATTTGCGGATGGCAAgaaagcagaagtaaaaccgCATGAAGTTTAATCGAGAATTGTTGCAATGACGAACTGCTTTACATTAATTTGCATGTAGAATTATAACCGCATAACCAAACTGAGTAATTCATTACTTAGGTCATTGTCTGCATGATTAACATTTGATTGCTTCTACACAGAAATTAAGCTTTCTTTTTTTTACCATTATTATATTAATACacgttttaagatttttttggttttgtcacCTTTGCTCCGTGCATTAGCGAATAGCAACTTGCATTATTTCCCTTCCTGTCCCTctaatgacaaaaaataaatggaTGATTGACTCTCCATTTCCAGTGTAACAGTGGGTTGACATTTAACCTTAGAAACTAAGTTGATAAATTTATGATACTGCACTACCATTTTCTTAGCTTAGTAATTGCTAATAAAAAGTTATTGGCCGATTCTAGTACATTTTACGTTTTAAACCTGTATCTTCTTTAATCTTTAATCAAGTTCATTGAAATTTGCTTTTCTAGTCGAAATGTTTTATAGCGGCTTTGGATAAGTAAAACCATTGCAGTAACTTTGTCCCAAATTTAAACAGGGATCGTTGCCACCGCGGGATTCGCCCAGAGGAAAGATGGCTACTCCAGGGATGAGAAATCAGTATCTTCCATCATCTCGCTATGATCAGTATGGCTCCTATGGACCAAACAACACACTTTCAACGTGGGGCTCGACTTTTGATTCTACTCACGTAAGTCGGTTAAATCAAATAATGAAGTCATTACCATTAATGTATTTTCCGCCATCACATTGTGACGTTCATAGCAATTACAGATACAATTATTTCGTTTTAATTACTATTATTGATTGAAGGCTTCCATTCTTGAACCATCGTATATGTCACCCCACGCTAGTCCTGAAACTCGTTTGATGGCGCAACATCTTGCAGCCAATCAGCGCAGAGTAGACGACAATACACAAGGTTGGAGGCCAACATTTGCCGCAGGTATGCAAGCcacagttttgttttgaaacttgTTAATAACTTAGCTCATAAAGCACTGAAATAATTTAATGGTCTGTCGATGAACATatttaattgataaaattaataagaatCTCCTGTTCGATGGTGTTTCCGACGATTCGTACAGGTTATAAACTTTCTTATTAAGGTAAGTTTAAGTACAATATCTTAAAAAGTTATGTTAGTATTACCAgtgataaaaatttgcacattttgcaattaGTTGGTGGAAGTCCTTATCGTTCCGAATTAAACAGCAGTATGGGTCCAGATGTGTCTTTTGCAATTGATGAAGAAGGCAAGAAAGTACTTCAGGTCACTTCCACTCCGGGAAGCAAACCCCAACACACAGTGAGTTTACGAATTTAGTCCATTTTTATTAGTTTGGCAGTTTTTTAACGCTAAAACTTTAAT contains the following coding sequences:
- the LOC143449120 gene encoding jouberin-like isoform X2; translation: MPAEQSVREQTKAFFGNIWGKKSKQLDRTPEDKDEASNTAEILERSLPKDDPLLESNTFNKSEEDVDRKNSKNKRREEESNGQFDDENKENVEDEDDKVGEEKESTNVVNPPVPSPVPAKRKKRKGFKLPWTKDERNASQKTSHESDNIEMEERQQEDASPANAQIEETAWINDVPSTSNEVTEGEYLPSTSNHPPQQDEETKSAKEIFSSTPDDPNITPDAVADETTTYTKPSTARRKRRKRGSRKPRHDAEDTVDTTVVDDSIPAPSTPPAFEEEALAPRDNVPEDNGLVLGVTIHHTDHLQADLKYMTHPVVRVSIVDGSTGSYLPKTTRSRRVTSYYETENVTTVLPIMTQPFDFRANQSVLPRWEENLIFNESFQSMVRLKNLQDLSSDPEAPPIDLNIKAPSPILFFVVRDFVSMAKANNKRRGRDDTEQGWHNIAWAFLKLVGANEKPNIGHRVRLQLYYPPRHSTLTHTDSQSEPAYFWWREHVRQTYPSTLYVTLKAVNRPGEMHPACRSMFATQPEIGVQSYNQLHQSLEFADQSIAVDKEEKPRWSRLPGQTCKVPNVVSSRLWSGTDGAFTIRFSNGGTRLAVACKYSSSYPILLYGIPHGEEMGALNGHQQLVYDIHWSNNDEKVVSSSGDGTAQVWDLSDKSKSTHTLPHPAYVYTAAFHPSAQYLIATGGYDSVIRVWSIATSTAQMLQELVGHRSFINSLAFDFSSLNLYSVDSSGLIVSWNCHSHERPKKNIRTTWSLKNKFDERELKDICINSVQVHPGNNKLLLHCRDSTVRMFDVRIHTLVSYNGAVNHRQLIRSTLTPCGSFVVSGSEDGCAYVWNADSGDQVAIYNELGYSRPVRDIAFHPHDHVVAFCSFHPNMPVLVFKYDKDATSVSGGVISVVGSTPAPASKAEIDQADSHRLTDNSRPGLKVERIRRQLDSVLPEREMSAPDQWQQAHKMMPLSMAVRAFADGKKAEGSLPPRDSPRGKMATPGMRNQYLPSSRYDQYGSYGPNNTLSTWGSTFDSTHASILEPSYMSPHASPETRLMAQHLAANQRRVDDNTQGWRPTFAAVGGSPYRSELNSSMGPDVSFAIDEEGKKVLQVTSTPGSKPQHTVVALYDYQANRSDELTMMRGDVIKVLYKDSATWWFGEQASDGTQGYFPTNYVQIQGNEVEEEVKPETSPEAMFGVPSDRPDSAESEKEKSVHALKMLSGKVHFYSQSESDGDEEKLASISVSSRQRRRSQRTEKSAPSTPSTSTQATPVPRSRSTLNNTSSKPPRQLSPTTGDSPSTRALPTLPSPRNKKTKSTPIPVDETVIEREAAIVEVTPKPRKTKPKKSKDRSKSKTTGDSKKKVVVKDVEESLNHDDTTIVAQQPQEEQSDLFPTRPRFGVLKAVQAKMAENDSSFSRTVLGGSEYPSVSRVSTLAPILTSTATKSKKSRSRANRSTSRGRMPKVLVTQPSQDSDDGIPMLELDDGTTESGVQNLAYDGTSEV
- the LOC143449120 gene encoding jouberin-like isoform X3 — its product is MPAEQSVREQTKAFFGNIWGKKSKQLDRTPEDKDEASNTAEILERSLPKDDPLLESNTFNKSEEDVDRKNSKNKRREEESNGQFDDENKENVEDEDDKVGEEKESTNVVNPPVPSPVPAKRKKRKGFKLPWTKDERNASQKTSHESDNIEMEERQQEDASPANAQIEETAWINDVPSTSNEVTEGEYLPSTSNHPPQQDEETKSAKEIFSSTPDDPNITPVPQPRNIPTPSLSDAVADETTTYTKPSTARRKRRKRGSRKPRHDAEDTVDTTVVDDSIPAPSTPPAFEEEALAPRDNVPEDNGLVLGVTIHHTDHLQADLKYMTHPVVRVSIVDGSTGSYLPKTTRSRRVTSYYETENVTTVLPIMTQPFDFRANQSVLPRWEENLIFNESFQSMVRLKNLQDLSSDPEAPPIDLNIKAPSPILFFVVRDFVSMAKANNKRRGRDDTEQGWHNIAWAFLKLVGANEKPNIGHRVRLQLYYPPRHSTLTHTDSQSEPAYFWWREHVRQTYPSTLYVTLKAVNRPGEMHPACRSMFATQPEIGVQSYNQLHQSLEFADQSIAVDKEEKPRWSRLPGQTCKVPNVVSSRLWSGTDGAFTIRFSNGGTRLAVACKYSSSYPILLYGIPHGEEMGALNGHQQLVYDIHWSNNDEKVVSSSGDGTAQVWDLSDKSKSTHTLPHPAYVYTAAFHPSAQYLIATGGYDSVIRVWSIATSTAQMLQELVGHRSFINSLAFDFSSLNLYSVDSSGLIVSWNCHSHERPKKNIRTTWSLKNKFDERELKDICINSVQVHPGNNKLLLHCRDSTVRMFDVRIHTLVSYNGAVNHRQLIRSTLTPCGSFVVSGSEDGCAYVWNADSGDQVAIYNELGYSRPVRDIAFHPHDHVVAFCSFHPNMPVLVFKYDKDATSVSGGVISVVGSTPAPASKAEIDQADSHRLTDNSRPGLKVERIRRQLDSVLGSLPPRDSPRGKMATPGMRNQYLPSSRYDQYGSYGPNNTLSTWGSTFDSTHASILEPSYMSPHASPETRLMAQHLAANQRRVDDNTQGWRPTFAAVGGSPYRSELNSSMGPDVSFAIDEEGKKVLQVTSTPGSKPQHTVVALYDYQANRSDELTMMRGDVIKVLYKDSATWWFGEQASDGTQGYFPTNYVQIQGNEVEEEVKPETSPEAMFGVPSDRPDSAESEKEKSVHALKMLSGKVHFYSQSESDGDEEKLASISVSSRQRRRSQRTEKSAPSTPSTSTQATPVPRSRSTLNNTSSKPPRQLSPTTGDSPSTRALPTLPSPRNKKTKSTPIPVDETVIEREAAIVEVTPKPRKTKPKKSKDRSKSKTTGDSKKKVVVKDVEESLNHDDTTIVAQQPQEEQSDLFPTRPRFGVLKAVQAKMAENDSSFSRTVLGGSEYPSVSRVSTLAPILTSTATKSKKSRSRANRSTSRGRMPKVLVTQPSQDSDDGIPMLELDDGTTESGVQNLAYDGTSEV
- the LOC143449120 gene encoding jouberin-like isoform X1, giving the protein MPAEQSVREQTKAFFGNIWGKKSKQLDRTPEDKDEASNTAEILERSLPKDDPLLESNTFNKSEEDVDRKNSKNKRREEESNGQFDDENKENVEDEDDKVGEEKESTNVVNPPVPSPVPAKRKKRKGFKLPWTKDERNASQKTSHESDNIEMEERQQEDASPANAQIEETAWINDVPSTSNEVTEGEYLPSTSNHPPQQDEETKSAKEIFSSTPDDPNITPVPQPRNIPTPSLSDAVADETTTYTKPSTARRKRRKRGSRKPRHDAEDTVDTTVVDDSIPAPSTPPAFEEEALAPRDNVPEDNGLVLGVTIHHTDHLQADLKYMTHPVVRVSIVDGSTGSYLPKTTRSRRVTSYYETENVTTVLPIMTQPFDFRANQSVLPRWEENLIFNESFQSMVRLKNLQDLSSDPEAPPIDLNIKAPSPILFFVVRDFVSMAKANNKRRGRDDTEQGWHNIAWAFLKLVGANEKPNIGHRVRLQLYYPPRHSTLTHTDSQSEPAYFWWREHVRQTYPSTLYVTLKAVNRPGEMHPACRSMFATQPEIGVQSYNQLHQSLEFADQSIAVDKEEKPRWSRLPGQTCKVPNVVSSRLWSGTDGAFTIRFSNGGTRLAVACKYSSSYPILLYGIPHGEEMGALNGHQQLVYDIHWSNNDEKVVSSSGDGTAQVWDLSDKSKSTHTLPHPAYVYTAAFHPSAQYLIATGGYDSVIRVWSIATSTAQMLQELVGHRSFINSLAFDFSSLNLYSVDSSGLIVSWNCHSHERPKKNIRTTWSLKNKFDERELKDICINSVQVHPGNNKLLLHCRDSTVRMFDVRIHTLVSYNGAVNHRQLIRSTLTPCGSFVVSGSEDGCAYVWNADSGDQVAIYNELGYSRPVRDIAFHPHDHVVAFCSFHPNMPVLVFKYDKDATSVSGGVISVVGSTPAPASKAEIDQADSHRLTDNSRPGLKVERIRRQLDSVLPEREMSAPDQWQQAHKMMPLSMAVRAFADGKKAEGSLPPRDSPRGKMATPGMRNQYLPSSRYDQYGSYGPNNTLSTWGSTFDSTHASILEPSYMSPHASPETRLMAQHLAANQRRVDDNTQGWRPTFAAVGGSPYRSELNSSMGPDVSFAIDEEGKKVLQVTSTPGSKPQHTVVALYDYQANRSDELTMMRGDVIKVLYKDSATWWFGEQASDGTQGYFPTNYVQIQGNEVEEEVKPETSPEAMFGVPSDRPDSAESEKEKSVHALKMLSGKVHFYSQSESDGDEEKLASISVSSRQRRRSQRTEKSAPSTPSTSTQATPVPRSRSTLNNTSSKPPRQLSPTTGDSPSTRALPTLPSPRNKKTKSTPIPVDETVIEREAAIVEVTPKPRKTKPKKSKDRSKSKTTGDSKKKVVVKDVEESLNHDDTTIVAQQPQEEQSDLFPTRPRFGVLKAVQAKMAENDSSFSRTVLGGSEYPSVSRVSTLAPILTSTATKSKKSRSRANRSTSRGRMPKVLVTQPSQDSDDGIPMLELDDGTTESGVQNLAYDGTSEV